One region of Primulina tabacum isolate GXHZ01 chromosome 17, ASM2559414v2, whole genome shotgun sequence genomic DNA includes:
- the LOC142531351 gene encoding organic cation/carnitine transporter 7: MGDDSKIFTVDEALIALGFGKFQVLVLIYAGIGFVSEAMEMMLLSFVGPAVQSAWGLSAREESLITSIVFAGMLVGAYSSGIVSDMYGRRNGFLITATITSAAGFVSAFSPNLTFLVIVRGLVGIGLGGGPVLSSWFLEFIPAPERGAWMVVFSAFWTIGTILEASIAWFVMPRLGWRWLLALSALPSMILLLFYCITPESPRYLCMKGRKTDALAILEKMARVNGKKLPSGVLVSDKHIELDEKLDELEDTKLISPRENDSANHKYMGSRKGVISLLWMLLSPELVRSTLLLWMVFFGNAFTYYGLVLLTTELNSNHDNCTQTMLQSNSHQDVSYKDVFITSFAEFPGLLLSAATVDKLGRKRSMSAMFFLCFIFLFPLMIHQPQSLTTGLLFGARICITATFTIVYIYAPELYPTSVRTTGVGVASSVGRIGGMICPLVAVALVHGCHQTIAIFLFESVVIVSGICVCLFPFETTGRELSDTVTS; encoded by the exons ATGGGAGACGACAGCAAAATCTTTACCGTTGATGAAGCACTTATTGCTTTGGGTTTTGGAAAGTTCCAAGTCCTTGTTCTTATCTATGCTGGGATAGGATTTGTTTCTGAAGCCATGGAAATGATGCTTCTATCTTTTGTCGGACCAGCTGTTCAATCTGCTTGGGGTCTTTCTGCTCGTGAAGAGAGCTTGATAACTAGCATTGTTTTTGCTGGCATGTTAGTTGGAGCCTATTCGTCTGGAATTGTTTCGGATATGTATGGCAGGAG GAACGGATTCCTTATCACTGCTACCATTACCTCTGCTGCTGGTTTTGTAAGTGCATTTTCCCCAAATCTTACTTTTCTGGTCATTGTCCGTGGTTTAGTCGGCATTGGCTTAGGAGGTGGTCCCGTTCTTTCATCTTGGTTTTTAGAATTTATTCCTGCTCCGGAGAGAGGTGCATGGATGGTAGTGTTCTCAGCTTTTTGGACTATTGGAACAATTCTTGAAGCTTCAATTGCTTGG TTTGTGATGCCAAGATTGGGTTGGAGATGGCTGCTTGCACTGTCTGCCCTTCCTTCCATGATACTTCTTTTATTCTATTGCATTACCCCGGAATCTCCCAGATATTTATGCATGAAAGGAAGAAAAACCGATGCACTTGCTATTTTGGAGAAAATGGCGAGAGtaaatgggaaaaaactccCTTCGGGTGTTCTTGTTTCTGACAAACACATCGAACTAGATGAAAAGTTGGATGAATTAGAAGATACAAAGCTGATATCACCGAGAGAAAATGACAGTGCCAATCATAAATATATGGGTTCTCGAAAGGGTGTCATCTCATTGCTATGGATGCTTCTTTCACCTGAATTGGTTAGATCAACTTTACTATTATGGATGGTTTTTTTTGGGAATGCATTCACTTATTACGGGCTGGTTCTGCTGACCACAGAGTTAAACAGCAATCACGACAACTGCACACAGACCATGTTGCAATCTAATAGTCACCAAGATGTTAGTTATAAAGATGTTTTCATTACCAGTTTTGCAG AATTTCCTGGACTTCTTCTATCGGCTGCAACAGTAGACAAACTTGGTCGTAAGCGCTCTATGTCCGCTATGTTCTTCCTCTGCTTCATTTTTTTGTTCCCTTTGATGATTCATCAGCCTCAAAGCTTAACAACCGGTCTCCTCTTTGGGGCTCGCATTTGCATTACGGCAACCTTCACAATTGTTTATATATACGCTCCAGAG TTATATCCAACATCTGTTAGGACTACTGGGGTTGGAGTGGCAAGCTCGGTGGGGAGAATTGGTGGAATGATATGCCCTCTTGTCGCAGTTGCTCTCGTTCATGGATGTCATCAAACTATAGCCATCTTTCTATTTGAGAGTGTTGTTATTGTTTCAGGTATATGCGTTTGCCTTTTTCCATTTGAGACGACGGGCCGAGAGTTGAGCGATACTGTGACTTCTTAA